From Pseudomonas sp. AN-1:
GATCGAAGGTGCGCACGATCTCGTCGGTGACGGTGTGGCGTTCGGCGAGGAACCAGTAGCTGGAGGCGTTGTGCATCCACCACTCGACCACCAGGCCGGCGCGGTTGTCGCTGTTGAACACGTAGTCGGCCCACTCGGCGTCGCTGCAGGTGGCCGGGTCGGGCATCTGCTTGAATTCGCCGCCGTAGGTGAATTCGCTGATGTTGCGCGGACCGTTCAGGGGGCAGGGCATGATCTTCATCGCGGGTTCCTCAGTGGCTGGCGGCGGTGGCGCCCATTTCGTTGACCTGCTGGAAGGTCGAGAAACGCTCCAGGGCGAAGGGTGCGATCAGCTCCGGCGTCCTGCCGCCGCTGGCCACCAGTTCGGCCATGGTCTTGCCGCAGATCGGCGTCGACTTGAAGCCCCAGGTGCCCCAGCCGGCGTCGAGGTAGTAGTTGTCGATGGGCGAGCGGCCCATGATCGGGCTGTAGTCCGGGGTCATGTCGGTGATCCCCGCCCACTGGCGCATCAGCCTGGCGTTGGCCAGGAACGGGAACATCTCGATGGCGTGGGCCAGCAGGCCTTCCTTGAGGTCCAGGGTCGAGCGGGTGTTGTACAGCGGGTAGGGGTCGGAGCCGCCGCCGATCACCACCTCGCCGCGACCGGTCTGCTGCACGTAGCAGTGCAGCGCCGAGGAGCTGACCAGCGGGTCGAGGAACGGCTTGAACGGCTGGGTGACCATCGCCTGCAGCGGGTAGCTGTGGATAGGCGCGCGGATGCCCAGCTTGTTGAGCAGCAGCGAGCTGTGCCCGGCGATGGCCTGCACCGCGCAGCCGCACTTCACCGTGCCGCGGTTGGTCTTCACCGCCACCACCTTGCCGCGCTCGACCACGAAGTCCTGCACCTCGGTGAGCTGGTGGATCTCCACGCCGCGCTTGGCCGCCTGCTTGGCGTAGCCCCAGGCCACCGCGTCGTGGCGCGCGGTGGCGCCGTCGATGTGCCACAGACCGGCGAGCACCGGCAGGTGGCCGGGGTCGAGGTTGAGGGTCGGCACCAGCTCGCGGATCTGCTGGCGGTCGATCATCTCGGTACGCCCGCCGAAGTGCTTGTTGACCTCGGCGCGCTGGCGGAAGGCGCGCACCGTGGCATCGGTGTGCGCCAGGGTCAGCTGGCCGCGCTCGGAGTACATGATGTTGAAGTCGAACTCGTTGGACAGCTCCTTGAACAGCCGCACCGACTCGGCGTAGAACTTCACGCCTTCCGAGGTGAGGTAGTTGGAGCGGATCACCGCGGTGTTGCGCGCGGTGTTGCCGCCGCCCAGGTAGGCCTTCTCCAGCACCGCCACGTTGGTGATGCCGTGGTACTTGGCCAGGTAGTAGGCGGTGGCCAGGCCGTGGCCGCCACCGCCGATGATCACCACGTCGTAGGACGACTTCAGTTCCTTCGGCGCCGGCAGATCGACATCCACCGGGTAGTCCGAAGACAGGCCGTATTTCAGCAGGCTGAACGGCATGTGGCCTCCTCACCGGCCGCAGGGGCCGCATGCTTGGGTTGTTGCTGGCGCGCCGCGGTCACGGTGTTCTGCATCAGCAGGGCGATGGTCATCGGCCCGACGCCACCGGGTACCGGGGTGATCGCCGCGGTCAGCGGCTGCACCTTGGCGAAGTCGACGTCGCCGACCAGCCGGCTCTTGCCGTCTTCCTCGATGCGGTTGATGCCGACGTCGATCACCACCGCGCCGGGCTTGATCCACTCGGCGTCGATCATCCGCGGCCGGCCGACCGCGGCGACCACGATGTCGGCCTTGCGGCACAGCGCCTGCGGGTTCCTGCTGCGC
This genomic window contains:
- a CDS encoding FAD-dependent oxidoreductase; the protein is MPFSLLKYGLSSDYPVDVDLPAPKELKSSYDVVIIGGGGHGLATAYYLAKYHGITNVAVLEKAYLGGGNTARNTAVIRSNYLTSEGVKFYAESVRLFKELSNEFDFNIMYSERGQLTLAHTDATVRAFRQRAEVNKHFGGRTEMIDRQQIRELVPTLNLDPGHLPVLAGLWHIDGATARHDAVAWGYAKQAAKRGVEIHQLTEVQDFVVERGKVVAVKTNRGTVKCGCAVQAIAGHSSLLLNKLGIRAPIHSYPLQAMVTQPFKPFLDPLVSSSALHCYVQQTGRGEVVIGGGSDPYPLYNTRSTLDLKEGLLAHAIEMFPFLANARLMRQWAGITDMTPDYSPIMGRSPIDNYYLDAGWGTWGFKSTPICGKTMAELVASGGRTPELIAPFALERFSTFQQVNEMGATAASH
- a CDS encoding sarcosine oxidase subunit delta translates to MKIMPCPLNGPRNISEFTYGGEFKQMPDPATCSDAEWADYVFNSDNRAGLVVEWWMHNASSYWFLAERHTVTDEIVRTFDPKEIFTSRVDFAAPAKPQEVVA